A single window of Anaerocolumna chitinilytica DNA harbors:
- a CDS encoding sugar kinase, which translates to MAKIVTMGEIMLRLSTPGYQKFIQADNFEVNYGGGEANVCVSLARFGHKTYFVSKVPDNPIGECAVAALRKHDVNCEYIIKGGERLGIYYLEPGASMRPSNVVYDRAHSSMSEAAIEEFDFDTIFKGADWFHLSGITPAISDKAADLALAALQKARELGVKVSMDFNYRAKLWSYEKAGKVMTELLPYVDVCIGSKEDAIYILGMTPSQKPDGALADDVTKDMFQQMIERFGFQCMAGTMRESYSASDNGWSACIYDGKEFYHTRKYDMRIVDRVGGGDSFAAGLICGLVEGKGIKEALDFATAASALKHTIPGDVNLVTRSEVERLMNGDASGKVQR; encoded by the coding sequence ATGGCTAAGATTGTTACAATGGGTGAAATCATGCTTCGTTTATCCACCCCGGGTTATCAAAAATTTATTCAGGCAGATAATTTTGAGGTGAATTATGGCGGTGGAGAGGCAAATGTCTGTGTGTCTCTTGCAAGATTCGGACATAAAACTTATTTTGTGTCCAAAGTCCCGGATAATCCCATCGGAGAATGTGCGGTAGCAGCTTTGAGAAAGCATGATGTGAATTGTGAATATATTATAAAGGGCGGAGAACGTCTGGGTATTTATTATCTGGAACCCGGAGCTTCCATGCGTCCTTCAAATGTGGTATATGACAGAGCACATTCCTCTATGTCGGAGGCTGCTATTGAGGAATTTGATTTTGATACAATCTTTAAGGGAGCAGACTGGTTTCATCTTAGCGGCATTACCCCTGCAATAAGCGATAAAGCTGCGGACTTAGCTCTGGCAGCATTACAAAAGGCCAGAGAACTGGGGGTCAAAGTGTCAATGGACTTTAATTACAGGGCGAAGCTTTGGTCTTATGAAAAAGCCGGAAAGGTTATGACAGAGCTGCTGCCTTATGTGGATGTGTGTATCGGCAGTAAGGAAGATGCCATATACATACTTGGAATGACTCCTAGTCAAAAGCCGGATGGAGCTTTAGCGGATGATGTAACTAAGGATATGTTTCAGCAGATGATTGAAAGATTTGGTTTTCAGTGTATGGCGGGCACCATGAGAGAAAGCTATTCAGCTTCTGATAACGGCTGGTCTGCGTGTATTTATGATGGAAAGGAATTCTATCATACCAGAAAGTATGATATGAGGATTGTTGACCGTGTAGGCGGCGGAGATTCTTTTGCAGCAGGCCTGATATGCGGACTGGTGGAAGGCAAAGGGATAAAAGAGGCATTGGATTTTGCTACGGCTGCTTCTGCCTTGAAGCATACCATACCAGGAGATGTGAACCTGGTAACCCGAAGTGAAGTAGAGCGTTTAATGAATGGAGATGCCTCAGGAAAGGTACAGCGGTAA
- a CDS encoding LacI family DNA-binding transcriptional regulator, translated as MNIYDISKKAGVSTATISRVLNGSPSVSEATRNKVLKVIEDSDYTPNAFARSLGLDTMKTIGIMCTDSADLFHANAINYLERELRKCGYDSLLCCTGYELRDKKNYMKLLLSKRVDAVIVIGSNFLEAVDKNNDYIKSAARQIPLIIINGYINTPDIYGILCDEMQAVRQATALLLQQEKRNILFLHANKSLSSMNKLKGFQKAYEDCGLTLQGDLIQQCPLDITAAKNHLHSLKIKGITFQAVISAEDILAIGALKYARDEGILVPEELSVIGYNNSLLAESCEPELTSIDNHVESLCITAVSSLMRVLNKENVPAVITLSSELIIRKTTIE; from the coding sequence ATGAATATTTATGACATCTCAAAAAAAGCGGGAGTATCAACGGCTACCATCTCAAGAGTTCTAAACGGCAGCCCTTCCGTCAGTGAAGCAACAAGAAACAAAGTCCTAAAGGTAATAGAAGACTCAGATTATACTCCAAATGCCTTTGCCAGAAGTCTGGGCCTTGATACTATGAAAACCATTGGTATTATGTGTACCGATTCCGCCGACCTGTTTCATGCCAATGCAATCAACTATCTGGAAAGAGAACTTAGAAAGTGCGGCTATGATTCCCTGCTCTGCTGCACCGGATATGAGTTAAGAGATAAAAAGAATTATATGAAGCTGCTGTTATCGAAACGGGTCGATGCTGTTATTGTAATAGGCTCTAACTTTCTGGAAGCTGTGGATAAGAATAATGACTATATAAAATCCGCTGCCAGACAGATACCTCTTATCATAATAAACGGTTATATTAACACACCTGATATTTACGGAATATTATGCGATGAAATGCAGGCAGTTCGGCAAGCCACAGCCCTTTTGCTACAGCAGGAAAAGAGGAATATATTATTTCTTCATGCTAATAAATCCTTAAGCAGTATGAATAAATTAAAAGGATTTCAAAAAGCTTATGAAGATTGTGGACTAACACTGCAAGGCGATTTAATACAACAGTGCCCTCTTGATATTACAGCAGCAAAAAATCACCTGCATTCCTTAAAAATCAAGGGAATAACTTTTCAGGCTGTCATATCTGCTGAAGATATTCTGGCAATAGGCGCGCTAAAATACGCCAGAGATGAGGGCATTTTGGTACCGGAGGAATTATCTGTAATTGGCTATAATAATTCTCTTCTGGCAGAAAGTTGTGAGCCAGAGTTAACTTCTATTGATAATCATGTGGAATCCTTATGTATTACTGCGGTATCCAGCCTGATGAGAGTATTAAACAAAGAGAATGTACCCGCTGTAATTACCCTCTCTAGTGAGCTGATTATTAGAAAAACCACAATAGAATAG
- the uxaC gene encoding glucuronate isomerase, translated as MKKFMDQDFLLTTETAKALYHNYAADLPIIDYHCHINPREIAEDRLFGNITQVWLGGDHYKWRLMRANGVDEKYITGDASDYDKFRKWVDTLQKAIGNPVYHFSHLELQRYFGYYGALTETTADEVWELCNEKLSQKEFSARNIMHSSKVEAICTTDDPIDSLCWHKQLQEDSTFPVKVYPTFRPDKALHFEKPDFLEYLSALSEVSDVKITDFESLCRALKKRIEYFAALGCRLSDHSLPYVMYLPADKNEIETIFKKRLSKDLLTEEEILKYKTAFLLFAGKSYEEAGWVMQLHYGPKRDNNQKSFRLLGPDTGFDCISNVSFSSQLADYLNALNDMDGLPKTIIYSLNPVDNAAIDSVIGCFQESGVKSKLQHGSAWWFNDNKYGITEQMTSLATSGLLANFIGMLTDSRSFLSYPRHEYFRRILCDLIGQWVEKGEYPMDFHLLGKIVQDISYYNTKDYFHF; from the coding sequence ATGAAGAAATTTATGGATCAGGATTTTCTATTAACCACCGAGACTGCAAAAGCTCTTTATCACAACTATGCGGCCGACCTTCCGATTATTGATTATCACTGCCACATCAATCCCAGAGAAATTGCTGAGGACCGGCTGTTTGGCAATATCACACAGGTATGGCTGGGCGGAGACCACTACAAATGGCGGTTGATGCGCGCTAATGGAGTAGATGAAAAATACATAACCGGTGATGCCTCAGATTATGACAAATTCAGAAAATGGGTGGACACCCTGCAAAAAGCCATTGGTAATCCAGTGTACCATTTCAGTCACTTGGAACTTCAAAGGTACTTTGGCTATTACGGAGCCTTAACAGAAACTACAGCTGACGAAGTATGGGAATTATGTAACGAAAAGCTGTCTCAGAAAGAGTTCAGTGCCAGAAATATTATGCACTCTTCAAAAGTTGAGGCCATCTGCACAACTGATGATCCAATTGATTCCTTATGCTGGCATAAACAGCTTCAGGAAGACTCAACCTTCCCGGTGAAGGTCTATCCTACTTTTCGCCCTGATAAAGCACTTCATTTTGAAAAGCCTGACTTTTTAGAGTACCTGTCCGCTTTGTCTGAGGTTAGTGACGTCAAAATTACAGACTTTGAATCTCTTTGCAGAGCATTAAAGAAGCGGATTGAATATTTTGCCGCTCTGGGATGCCGGCTAAGCGACCACTCCCTCCCATATGTAATGTATCTTCCCGCCGATAAAAATGAAATTGAAACTATATTTAAGAAAAGATTAAGTAAGGATTTATTAACAGAAGAAGAAATCTTAAAATATAAGACAGCATTTTTATTATTTGCAGGTAAAAGCTATGAGGAAGCCGGTTGGGTAATGCAGCTTCACTACGGGCCAAAACGGGACAATAATCAAAAAAGCTTCCGGCTCCTCGGTCCTGATACCGGCTTTGACTGCATCAGTAATGTAAGCTTCTCTTCCCAACTAGCAGATTATCTTAATGCTTTAAACGATATGGATGGTCTGCCAAAGACTATTATATATTCTTTAAACCCAGTGGATAATGCAGCTATCGATTCCGTCATTGGCTGCTTTCAGGAGAGCGGAGTTAAGAGTAAGCTTCAGCATGGCAGCGCATGGTGGTTTAACGATAATAAGTATGGTATCACTGAACAAATGACCTCTCTTGCAACTTCCGGTCTGCTGGCTAACTTTATCGGGATGCTGACGGATTCCAGAAGTTTTCTCTCTTATCCAAGGCATGAATATTTTAGGCGAATCCTCTGTGATTTAATCGGACAATGGGTTGAAAAAGGTGAATACCCTATGGATTTCCACCTCCTTGGTAAGATAGTTCAAGATATATCATATTACAATACAAAGGATTATTTTCATTTCTAA
- a CDS encoding alkaline phosphatase — protein MMKKTIKKAIACTIAGIFLLSFAFTNDFNSIKSTAAGSKKETQAVTLKAPKYVFMFIGDGMSFPQIQAASDYLGATSQNKSSKILTGNKYLNFTKFPVAGSAVTYDSTSFCPDSASTATSLSTGHKTYSGTINMDETKTITYETISEKLKNQLGYKIGIISTVNLNHATPAAYYAHQSSRSNYYAIGLEMIRSGFDYFAGGALLNPNGDKKDSPQSNLYDLAKDNGYKVIKTQEEAAKLTAADGKAIIIGETLADSDSLSYSNDTTSGEWALKDYVRKGIDVLYNKKGFFMMVEGGKIDWACHANDAGSTISDTIALDYAVSEAIAFYNEHPSETLIIVTGDHETGGLTIGYAGTEYNTFLDNLSNQKLSYAKFDSAYVKKYKESKTSFADVLTDIKNNFGLITDSDPSAKDYPNLVLTSYEYNKLKAAYDMTINGKTAKSQEEYILYGNYEPLTVTITHILNNKSGISFTSYAHTGLPVGVFAQGQGADLFNGYYDNTQIYYNLASLLKVK, from the coding sequence ATGATGAAAAAAACTATTAAGAAAGCTATCGCCTGTACAATAGCAGGTATCTTCCTCTTGTCCTTTGCCTTCACCAATGACTTTAACAGTATAAAAAGTACGGCTGCCGGTAGTAAAAAAGAAACGCAGGCAGTCACTTTAAAGGCTCCTAAATATGTTTTTATGTTTATCGGCGACGGCATGAGTTTTCCTCAGATTCAAGCTGCCAGCGATTATCTTGGCGCTACCTCACAAAACAAATCCTCGAAGATATTAACCGGAAACAAATATCTCAATTTTACAAAGTTCCCGGTGGCAGGTTCTGCCGTTACTTATGATTCCACATCTTTCTGCCCGGATTCTGCTTCAACAGCAACCTCGTTATCTACAGGGCATAAAACATACAGCGGAACCATCAATATGGATGAGACGAAAACAATCACTTATGAGACTATTTCTGAAAAGTTAAAGAATCAGCTTGGGTACAAGATTGGTATAATCTCAACCGTAAATTTAAATCATGCTACTCCTGCTGCTTATTATGCCCACCAATCTTCCAGAAGCAATTACTATGCTATCGGTTTGGAAATGATTCGCAGCGGATTTGACTATTTTGCCGGCGGAGCTCTCTTAAATCCTAACGGAGATAAGAAAGATTCCCCCCAAAGCAATCTGTATGACCTTGCAAAGGATAATGGCTATAAAGTAATCAAAACCCAGGAGGAAGCTGCTAAGTTAACAGCTGCTGACGGTAAAGCAATTATAATCGGTGAAACGCTGGCTGACAGTGATTCCCTCTCCTATTCCAACGATACCACGAGCGGAGAATGGGCATTGAAAGATTATGTAAGAAAAGGTATCGATGTTCTTTATAACAAAAAAGGGTTCTTTATGATGGTAGAAGGCGGAAAGATTGACTGGGCATGTCATGCTAACGATGCCGGTTCAACCATTTCAGATACGATTGCATTGGATTATGCCGTATCAGAGGCTATCGCTTTTTATAATGAACATCCTAGTGAGACGCTTATTATTGTAACAGGAGATCATGAAACCGGTGGTCTTACCATCGGCTACGCCGGCACTGAATACAATACTTTCCTGGATAACCTTTCCAATCAAAAGCTTTCTTATGCCAAATTCGATTCTGCTTATGTCAAGAAATATAAGGAAAGCAAAACCTCTTTTGCTGATGTACTAACTGATATCAAGAACAATTTTGGACTGATAACCGATTCAGATCCCAGTGCAAAGGATTATCCCAACCTGGTACTGACTTCTTACGAATACAATAAATTGAAGGCGGCCTATGATATGACTATCAACGGAAAGACCGCTAAAAGCCAGGAAGAATATATCCTGTACGGAAATTATGAACCATTGACTGTTACAATAACACATATTCTGAATAATAAATCCGGTATCAGTTTTACCAGCTATGCCCATACAGGTCTTCCAGTTGGTGTATTTGCACAGGGGCAAGGCGCGGACCTTTTTAACGGTTATTACGACAATACCCAGATATATTATAATCTTGCAAGTCTCTTAAAAGTAAAGTAA
- a CDS encoding YibE/F family protein, with product MNPFLYKIKKNLPYHLPVLVSLAVLFILLLLPTGYEDAIIYKGADRTSAKVLSVDNKNIIDTGLIRSGEQTCMVKLLGGRFKGQQVEGFNLLNGSLENDKIFEKGDKVLVVISYQDSNILSVNLIDHYRIKKEVILAAAFAILLIAVAGETGFRSLISFAISILMIWKVLVPSYLNGYNPIYFGILINISLTILILSLVFGFNKKALAAVSGASLGILVTCLLGIIFTTSYKIHGAIMPNSESLLYSGFANLNLTKIFMASIFIGSSGAVMDLAVDITSAINEVISKKPEMRWKEAFLSGMNVGKAAMGTMTTTLLLAYSGGYIALLMVFMAQGTPVFNILNYKYVSAEILDTFIGSIGLVLVAPFTALTCSLLLTGRKTEKTALGRTNEIYSDNASVSSEI from the coding sequence ATGAACCCCTTTTTATATAAAATTAAGAAAAATCTTCCTTATCATCTTCCCGTACTGGTATCCCTGGCAGTTTTATTCATACTATTACTTCTTCCCACGGGCTATGAAGATGCTATTATCTATAAAGGTGCTGACCGCACCTCAGCCAAGGTTCTCTCTGTAGACAATAAGAATATTATTGATACCGGTCTTATCCGCTCCGGCGAGCAGACCTGTATGGTGAAACTCCTTGGAGGACGCTTTAAAGGTCAGCAGGTAGAGGGCTTTAATCTATTAAACGGCTCATTAGAAAATGATAAGATATTTGAAAAAGGTGACAAGGTCTTAGTTGTTATCAGCTACCAGGATTCTAACATACTTTCCGTGAATCTCATTGACCATTATCGAATAAAAAAAGAAGTTATTCTGGCAGCAGCCTTTGCAATACTATTAATAGCAGTAGCCGGCGAGACTGGATTTCGCTCGCTCATCTCCTTTGCTATCAGTATTTTAATGATATGGAAGGTATTAGTTCCCTCTTATCTAAATGGATATAATCCGATATACTTTGGTATTCTTATAAATATATCCCTTACTATCCTGATTCTGTCGCTGGTATTTGGTTTTAATAAAAAAGCTCTGGCGGCAGTCTCAGGAGCTTCACTTGGTATTCTTGTCACCTGCCTGCTTGGTATAATTTTTACCACAAGTTATAAAATACACGGAGCTATCATGCCAAATTCGGAAAGCCTTCTCTATAGCGGTTTTGCCAACTTGAATCTGACAAAGATCTTTATGGCCAGTATTTTTATCGGCTCCTCCGGTGCTGTAATGGATCTGGCCGTTGATATTACCTCTGCTATTAACGAAGTCATCTCCAAAAAACCGGAGATGAGATGGAAGGAAGCTTTTCTTTCAGGCATGAATGTAGGAAAAGCTGCTATGGGTACAATGACAACCACTCTGCTTCTAGCGTACTCCGGCGGTTATATTGCCCTTCTCATGGTATTTATGGCGCAAGGGACACCTGTATTTAATATTCTAAACTATAAATATGTATCAGCTGAAATTCTCGATACTTTTATCGGAAGTATCGGTCTTGTATTGGTTGCGCCTTTTACTGCCTTGACCTGCAGTCTCCTTTTAACAGGCAGAAAAACTGAAAAGACAGCCTTAGGACGAACAAATGAAATATATTCTGACAACGCCAGTGTATCCTCTGAGATTTAA
- a CDS encoding ferredoxin produces MGDDGFAHGIDEDIPSDKEAEAENARDSCPTSAIDID; encoded by the coding sequence ATGGGTGATGATGGATTTGCTCATGGTATTGATGAGGATATTCCTTCTGATAAAGAGGCAGAGGCAGAAAATGCCAGAGACAGCTGTCCTACCAGTGCCATTGATATTGACTAA
- a CDS encoding DUF3892 domain-containing protein, with the protein MENVNTEKSNISSILPMMALSDIPESKPDAKEIVALVKESGKVTGYKLSDGQLLSKEEGVEAAKQGDIKGVGVSSRKGNEYLKSLPDGNENNNLSSLPSVTNEG; encoded by the coding sequence ATGGAAAATGTAAATACAGAAAAAAGCAATATATCATCCATTTTACCAATGATGGCATTATCTGATATCCCTGAAAGTAAGCCGGATGCTAAAGAAATTGTTGCACTGGTTAAGGAAAGCGGAAAGGTAACAGGCTACAAGCTTTCCGATGGGCAGCTTCTTAGTAAAGAAGAAGGAGTTGAAGCGGCGAAACAGGGGGATATAAAAGGGGTAGGTGTTTCTTCAAGAAAAGGAAACGAATATTTAAAATCATTACCGGACGGTAATGAGAACAATAATCTTTCCAGTCTGCCTTCTGTGACAAATGAAGGATAA
- a CDS encoding PQQ-dependent sugar dehydrogenase, whose protein sequence is MLYNNSRIIQNMATWYKRKDYFIEGISFAGENVIEHQEVLNEDNNLPYAIEVVSENLFVPWALDIASDGRIFFNERNGNVRLIENGILDISPVYTFLPPFEAQGEGGLLGLVLDLNFDHNGYFYVMYTYLENNQFYNRIVRMHYEKGNTVEDKILLDKIPGDRVHNGGRLKIGPDGKLYATTGDTGKPELSQDVNSLAGKILRLEVDGSVPSDNPFPNSYVYAYGIRNAQGLDWNRNNVLYASGHGDVGDDEINIIVPGGNYGWPLKQGDFIKPVYNSGKDSIAPSGIAFAKSGPFEGKLLVTTLRGTELLVLTFNESGDQVLQTDSYLKNEYGRLREVHSAPDGSIYLGTSNLDGRGLPNPGDDKIFRLVPVLQEN, encoded by the coding sequence ATGTTATATAATAATTCCCGTATCATTCAGAATATGGCAACTTGGTATAAAAGAAAAGATTATTTCATAGAAGGAATATCCTTTGCAGGTGAAAATGTTATAGAGCATCAGGAAGTGCTGAATGAAGACAACAATTTGCCTTATGCTATTGAAGTTGTTAGCGAAAATTTATTTGTCCCCTGGGCATTAGATATTGCTTCAGATGGGAGAATTTTCTTTAATGAGCGAAATGGAAATGTTCGGCTTATAGAAAATGGAATATTGGACATCTCACCGGTATACACCTTCCTCCCACCCTTTGAAGCACAGGGGGAAGGAGGGCTGCTAGGACTGGTATTAGATTTGAATTTTGATCATAATGGATATTTTTATGTTATGTATACGTATTTGGAGAATAACCAGTTCTATAACAGAATTGTTCGAATGCACTATGAAAAAGGAAATACGGTAGAAGATAAGATTTTATTGGATAAGATTCCCGGTGACAGGGTTCATAATGGAGGAAGGCTAAAGATTGGTCCGGATGGGAAACTCTACGCAACTACCGGGGATACCGGTAAGCCTGAATTGTCTCAGGATGTCAATAGTCTGGCAGGGAAGATATTAAGGCTGGAAGTAGATGGGAGCGTACCTTCTGACAATCCTTTTCCGAATTCCTATGTATACGCCTATGGGATTCGAAATGCGCAAGGTCTTGACTGGAACCGGAATAATGTATTGTATGCCTCAGGACATGGTGATGTTGGAGACGACGAAATCAATATTATCGTTCCTGGGGGGAATTATGGCTGGCCATTAAAACAGGGGGATTTTATCAAACCTGTGTATAACAGCGGAAAGGATTCAATTGCCCCGTCGGGTATTGCTTTTGCAAAAAGCGGGCCCTTTGAAGGAAAGCTGTTGGTAACAACCCTTCGAGGAACAGAATTATTGGTATTAACCTTCAATGAAAGCGGAGATCAGGTTTTACAAACTGATAGTTATCTGAAAAATGAATATGGAAGACTAAGAGAAGTTCACAGCGCACCTGATGGTTCTATCTATCTTGGTACCAGTAATCTGGATGGAAGGGGTCTGCCAAACCCGGGAGATGATAAAATCTTTCGGTTAGTACCTGTTTTACAAGAAAATTAA
- a CDS encoding methyl-accepting chemotaxis protein, producing MTLFQKKSTKIQTTGIIEQEAAASEIDYDKYINYGVLHIERKVEEFMKEEVEVSRNLGYINSSFAEFDSINQTIGKVNADFEEFSKYASQINEIMQKSDKAVWEAEDKMNVLAEQIQGTCGKLNSITDTFLLLKKDFDRIKDMSKSITGIANSTNLLALNASIEAARAGEAGKGFSVVADRIRELSASTAGLVKGIDESVNSLYQSIETLSREIDNSKSSIEENLLFAEDARQNFKQVSECTDEVKNFSKQIITGIENTSRDINGTAKGVHSIVGLISSFGDKLAELNIKMSKKSIIISEIIDFLQQLENMLKDSLQSKKRL from the coding sequence ATGACACTATTTCAAAAGAAAAGTACGAAGATTCAAACTACAGGAATCATAGAGCAGGAAGCTGCTGCCTCTGAGATTGATTACGATAAATACATAAATTATGGTGTGCTGCATATTGAGAGAAAAGTAGAAGAATTCATGAAAGAGGAAGTGGAGGTATCCAGAAATCTTGGCTATATTAATTCCAGTTTTGCAGAGTTTGACAGTATTAATCAGACTATTGGAAAGGTAAATGCCGATTTCGAGGAATTTAGTAAGTATGCCAGCCAGATCAATGAAATTATGCAAAAGTCTGATAAAGCAGTTTGGGAAGCAGAAGATAAGATGAATGTACTGGCAGAACAGATTCAAGGAACCTGCGGGAAGTTAAATTCCATTACAGATACTTTTCTGCTCTTAAAAAAGGACTTTGACAGAATAAAGGATATGTCTAAAAGTATAACAGGGATAGCTAACAGTACGAATCTGCTGGCATTGAATGCATCCATAGAAGCAGCCAGAGCCGGGGAGGCCGGAAAAGGCTTCTCTGTGGTAGCAGACAGAATCAGAGAACTGTCCGCTTCCACCGCAGGTCTTGTAAAAGGTATCGATGAAAGTGTCAATTCCCTTTATCAGAGTATAGAAACCCTAAGTCGTGAGATTGATAATTCCAAAAGCTCAATAGAAGAGAATCTTTTATTTGCAGAAGATGCACGTCAGAATTTCAAACAAGTCTCTGAATGCACCGATGAGGTTAAGAACTTTAGTAAGCAGATTATAACCGGTATTGAAAATACCAGCAGAGATATTAACGGAACCGCTAAAGGTGTACATTCCATTGTTGGCTTGATAAGCTCCTTTGGCGATAAACTGGCAGAGCTGAATATTAAAATGAGCAAGAAATCCATTATCATATCTGAGATAATCGACTTCCTTCAGCAGCTGGAGAATATGCTCAAAGATTCATTACAGAGCAAAAAGCGTCTGTAA
- a CDS encoding FIST signal transduction protein, giving the protein MEYRIGRSRKQQEEQAVKEATEGLVNPKLILFFSEADNFTKYTVDMKNLFPDSLIIGSTTFVGLCKEGAYKDTLIVLGIEEGIECYGDVLEEVDRYPLKYIDRIENCVKQFKNTQNTICFEVSSALISSEELILSTFSSVLVDKGIPLFGGSAGDRGNAEKTMISFNGKVMEKACAFVILKNLGGGIKLYRENIYRPTKWHFTATKVDIRNRIVYEYNDQPAAQVMAKALNTDIKNLPSYLDSYPLGRLIGNEMYITANQGITDHNGMAYHARVYNNSHMVLLEPDDYKEVLRRTREQVKRDIPNPSLTIMIHCLARSILFEKDGYLNDFAKEMGNTLGNYIGFAGYGEQLNQQHFNQTMVLAVFE; this is encoded by the coding sequence ATGGAGTACAGAATTGGAAGAAGCAGAAAGCAGCAAGAGGAACAGGCAGTCAAAGAAGCTACAGAAGGATTAGTAAATCCGAAACTAATCCTATTTTTTTCAGAGGCAGATAATTTTACAAAATATACGGTTGATATGAAGAACTTATTTCCCGACAGTCTTATAATTGGCTCTACCACCTTTGTTGGATTATGCAAGGAGGGAGCTTATAAGGATACGCTTATAGTTCTTGGTATTGAAGAAGGGATTGAATGTTACGGTGATGTGCTGGAAGAGGTTGACAGATATCCCCTAAAATATATTGATCGTATTGAAAATTGTGTAAAACAGTTTAAGAATACGCAGAATACGATTTGCTTTGAAGTATCTTCGGCATTGATAAGCAGTGAAGAATTAATCCTTTCAACGTTTAGTTCTGTGCTGGTGGACAAGGGAATTCCTTTATTCGGTGGTTCTGCCGGTGATCGTGGTAATGCTGAAAAGACCATGATATCCTTTAACGGAAAGGTAATGGAAAAAGCCTGTGCTTTTGTAATACTCAAAAATTTGGGCGGTGGAATCAAATTATACCGCGAAAACATATATAGACCAACTAAATGGCATTTTACTGCTACGAAAGTAGATATTAGAAATAGAATCGTATATGAATATAATGACCAGCCGGCAGCGCAGGTTATGGCAAAAGCTTTAAATACAGACATTAAGAACCTGCCGTCTTATCTGGACAGCTATCCGTTGGGAAGATTAATCGGCAATGAAATGTATATAACAGCCAACCAGGGAATTACAGATCATAACGGCATGGCATACCATGCAAGGGTATATAATAACTCCCATATGGTGTTACTGGAACCGGATGATTATAAGGAGGTACTTAGAAGGACCAGAGAACAGGTTAAGAGAGATATTCCCAACCCGTCCTTAACCATCATGATACATTGCCTTGCCAGATCCATTCTCTTTGAGAAAGATGGATATTTAAATGATTTTGCAAAAGAGATGGGAAATACTCTTGGCAATTATATTGGCTTCGCAGGGTATGGTGAACAATTGAATCAGCAGCATTTTAATCAGACTATGGTTCTGGCTGTATTCGAATAA
- the pyrB gene encoding aspartate carbamoyltransferase, whose amino-acid sequence MKHLISPLDLSVSELEDILRLADDILSDKKKYSDICHGKKLATLFYEPSTRTRLSFEAAMLNLGGSVLGFSSADSSSAAKGESVADTIRVISSYADICAMRHPKEGAPFVASTYSSIPVINAGDGGHNHPTQTLTDLFTISKLKGRLDNLKIGFCGDLKFGRTVHSLINAMVRYENIHFVLISPDELKIPAYLREEVLDANHISYEEVKNLEAVLPDLDLLYMTRVQKERFFNEEDYIRLKDSFILDAKKMSLAKEDMLVLHPLPRVNEIATEVDTDKRAVYFKQAELGVYVRMALIMKLLEVA is encoded by the coding sequence ATGAAACATCTTATTAGTCCCCTCGACTTATCTGTTTCAGAATTAGAGGATATTCTAAGGCTGGCAGACGACATTTTAAGTGATAAGAAGAAATACTCGGATATCTGCCATGGCAAAAAGCTGGCAACACTATTCTATGAACCGAGTACCCGTACAAGACTTAGTTTTGAAGCCGCTATGCTTAATCTTGGCGGAAGTGTTTTAGGTTTCTCATCAGCAGATTCTTCCTCTGCCGCCAAAGGTGAAAGTGTTGCCGACACCATACGTGTTATCTCCAGTTACGCTGATATCTGTGCTATGCGTCATCCCAAAGAAGGCGCTCCCTTCGTTGCTTCTACCTATTCTTCCATTCCTGTAATCAATGCCGGTGACGGCGGTCACAATCATCCCACTCAAACCTTAACGGATTTATTTACTATTTCAAAATTAAAGGGCAGACTTGATAACCTAAAGATAGGTTTTTGCGGTGATTTAAAATTCGGAAGAACCGTACACTCTTTAATTAATGCCATGGTACGCTATGAAAATATCCATTTTGTTTTGATTTCACCCGATGAACTTAAGATACCCGCTTATCTCCGTGAAGAAGTATTGGATGCCAATCATATTTCTTACGAGGAAGTGAAAAACCTTGAAGCAGTTCTTCCTGACCTTGATTTGTTATATATGACAAGGGTCCAGAAGGAACGCTTTTTTAATGAGGAGGATTATATCCGCTTAAAGGATTCCTTTATATTGGATGCCAAAAAGATGTCACTAGCCAAAGAAGACATGCTGGTACTTCACCCTCTGCCCCGTGTAAATGAAATTGCAACAGAAGTGGATACGGACAAGCGTGCAGTGTACTTTAAACAGGCAGAACTGGGAGTATATGTACGAATGGCCTTGATTATGAAATTGCTGGAGGTGGCTTAA